The Leptospira koniambonensis genome window below encodes:
- the typA gene encoding translational GTPase TypA, with translation MEIRNIAIIAHVDHGKTTLLDGILRQTGAVTAKEDGERIMDSNDLEKEKGITIKAKNTAVVYKGTRINVVDTPGHADFGGEVERVLSTADSCLLLVDAFDGPMPQTRFVLGKSLQLGHRPILVINKIDRDGARPDAVVDMVFDLFSDLGATNEQLDFPIVYASAKQGWAVSKLEDAPSTNLDALLDTVLSHVPPVKANIEAPLQFQVTSLDYNDYVGRIAIGKIYNGKLQRGMSVVQLSPKANGRDETQVLKITKLYNFEGLKRNEIEEAEAGDIVSIAGLPDVFIGDTVCEPGKPAPMPAIEVEEPTVSMYFMVNNSPFASKEGKFVTTRNIRERLDRELETNVAMRLEETEDKDRFKVLGRGELHLSVLIETMRREGFELQVSRPEVIIKKGENGEKLEPYEYLVMDLPDQFTGSIISELNRRKGELQLMDAHPSGMTRVEFVIPTRGIIGFRGYFVTETKGEGVASSRFLRFDAYKGEIPGRKNGALISMDSGETTGYALWKIQERGELLIDPQTAVYPGMIIGIHSRDNDLEVNPVKEKKLTNVRSSGADEAIRLVPPRKFSLEQNIEFLDDDELLEVTPQSMRLRKRHLDANARKRAAK, from the coding sequence ATGGAAATCCGCAATATCGCCATTATCGCACACGTTGACCACGGTAAAACAACCCTTCTAGACGGTATTTTACGCCAAACAGGCGCAGTTACTGCAAAAGAAGACGGTGAAAGAATCATGGATAGTAATGATCTCGAAAAAGAAAAAGGGATCACGATAAAGGCCAAAAACACCGCAGTTGTTTATAAAGGCACACGTATTAACGTGGTAGATACCCCAGGTCACGCAGACTTCGGAGGAGAGGTGGAGCGAGTTCTTTCCACAGCGGATTCCTGTCTTCTTCTTGTAGACGCATTCGACGGACCTATGCCTCAAACAAGATTCGTACTTGGAAAGTCCTTACAATTAGGACATAGACCTATCTTAGTTATCAATAAGATCGATAGAGATGGAGCTCGTCCTGACGCTGTAGTCGATATGGTTTTCGACTTGTTCAGTGATTTGGGAGCAACAAACGAACAATTGGATTTTCCAATTGTATATGCTTCTGCAAAACAAGGTTGGGCAGTTAGCAAATTAGAAGATGCTCCTAGCACAAATTTGGACGCATTACTTGATACTGTACTTTCTCATGTTCCTCCTGTAAAAGCGAATATAGAGGCTCCTCTGCAATTCCAAGTTACTTCTTTGGATTATAATGATTACGTTGGTCGTATTGCGATCGGTAAGATCTATAACGGAAAACTGCAAAGAGGAATGAGTGTAGTTCAACTTTCCCCTAAAGCAAACGGCAGGGACGAGACCCAAGTTTTAAAGATTACTAAACTTTATAATTTCGAAGGACTCAAAAGAAACGAGATCGAAGAAGCAGAAGCAGGAGATATCGTTTCCATCGCTGGGCTACCTGATGTATTTATCGGAGATACAGTTTGTGAACCCGGAAAGCCGGCGCCAATGCCTGCGATCGAGGTAGAAGAGCCTACCGTATCCATGTATTTTATGGTAAACAATTCTCCTTTTGCGAGTAAGGAAGGTAAGTTCGTAACTACCCGAAATATCCGCGAACGTCTAGACAGAGAATTAGAAACAAACGTAGCAATGCGTTTGGAAGAAACTGAAGATAAAGACCGTTTCAAGGTTTTAGGTCGTGGTGAATTACATCTTTCCGTACTCATCGAAACAATGAGAAGAGAAGGTTTCGAGCTGCAAGTTTCCCGTCCTGAGGTAATCATCAAGAAGGGAGAAAACGGAGAAAAACTGGAGCCGTACGAATATCTCGTAATGGATCTACCAGACCAATTCACCGGAAGTATTATTTCAGAGTTAAACCGTAGAAAGGGAGAGCTTCAATTGATGGATGCTCATCCGTCCGGAATGACCAGAGTGGAATTCGTAATTCCTACAAGAGGTATCATCGGATTCAGAGGTTACTTCGTAACTGAGACTAAGGGAGAAGGAGTTGCATCCAGCCGATTCCTTAGATTCGATGCCTATAAGGGAGAAATTCCTGGAAGAAAGAATGGCGCATTGATCTCCATGGACTCCGGAGAAACGACAGGTTACGCTCTATGGAAAATCCAGGAAAGGGGAGAGTTACTAATCGATCCTCAAACTGCTGTATATCCAGGAATGATCATTGGTATCCACTCCAGAGACAACGACCTGGAAGTGAACCCTGTAAAAGAGAAAAAGCTTACGAACGTAAGATCTTCTGGAGCGGATGAGGCCATCAGACTTGTTCCTCCTCGTAAGTTCAGCTTAGAGCAGAATATTGAATTCTTAGACGATGACGAACTTCTGGAAGTAACTCCTCAGAGTATGCGTCTTCGTAAAAGACATTTGGATGCAAACGCAAGAAAGCGCGCTGCCAAATAA